From the bacterium genome, the window TGCAACGAGAGCAGCGCCCGTTCGGCCTGCGCCGCCGCGCCGCCGGCGACCATCTCCCCGCTCGCCGGGTCCAGCGGGATCTGCCCCGAGACGAACACGAAGCCCCCCGCCCGCACCGCCTGCGAGTACGGGCCGATGGCGGCCGGGGCGCCGCCGGTCGAGACCACCTGCCGATCGCTCATCGAATGTGCCCTCCCCTTCTGCGCGCGGGGTCTACCACGGTTCCGGCGTCTTGACAACGCCCGCTCCGCGGCGGAAACTGTGCCACGCTTCACATGGGCCGACCAACGCCTCAGCAAAAGGAGTGACGCGTGGACACGATCTCGGTGCTCAAGCAGGTGACGCTCTTCGCGGGGCTCGACGCGCAGACGATCGAACAGCTGGCCTCCATCACGGAGGTGCGCACGTACCAGTCCGGGCAGCAGATCTACGCCGAGGGCGAGGCCGACGCCGCGCTCTTCATCGTCGTCAGCGGCACCGTCCGCGTCGACAAGCAGGTCAACGCCGGGCAGCAGCAGACGCTCCAGCAGCTCTCCAAGGGCGAGATCCTCGGCGCGATCTCCTTCGTCCTCGGCGGCGAGCACAGCGTCTCGGCCCAGGCGCTGCACGACGCGGAGCTGCTCATGATCCGCCGCACCGAGTTCGACCGGCTCGCGACGCGCAACCCGACGGCGGCCTACCGCGTCATCCTGCGGCTCGCCGGCAAGCTCGCGGCGCTGCTGCGCGACATGGACGAGAAGTTCGTCGAGCTCATCGGCTACGTCTACGGCCGCGGCAAAAAATAGTCCTCTTGCAGGTTCATCTGACCCCGGACCGCTCAGACGGGGTCAGATGCAAGGCGGAGTCCGATCCGGCGACTGAGGCGGGCTAGCTGCCCGCCGCAGGGAGTCGGGAGGATTCCAACGCAGCAGATGGCCCCGT encodes:
- a CDS encoding cyclic nucleotide-binding domain-containing protein — protein: MDTISVLKQVTLFAGLDAQTIEQLASITEVRTYQSGQQIYAEGEADAALFIVVSGTVRVDKQVNAGQQQTLQQLSKGEILGAISFVLGGEHSVSAQALHDAELLMIRRTEFDRLATRNPTAAYRVILRLAGKLAALLRDMDEKFVELIGYVYGRGKK